Proteins encoded within one genomic window of Episyrphus balteatus chromosome 1, idEpiBalt1.1, whole genome shotgun sequence:
- the LOC129907267 gene encoding uncharacterized protein LOC129907267 produces MNMTLDFMVYKVLLPLNNLELDVDEKTKTLTKSFNEQHNTLTLRINNTELDFDDKIKKLENTFNQRLGSYNHSLFTLGNRLDTLEQQGSRMDTHEEELSFVKAQMLEKDNTMLKIQIDALARNNISGDLVLHGIPIRNNENLSNIFDRFCSLINYVPSPQIHILRTKPKNSSTTTSAIIVKLPHAQDKVNVLKNATAYYKLNSKAVTLTDLGFEGNKFVRVYESLTRHNHSIYRKAIEFRKKGILHAVFTRQGRVYVRHTNDEQRQPLCITSVNSLEVLCSYSTSTNTTVDTNSVDQIIDKESEEIFSHANVTSMVVVASDASVNKREFVAVAVGPSGHEGVVGCIDAAVDFGDDVV; encoded by the coding sequence atgaatatgacgctcgatttcatggtttacaaggtgttattaccccttaacaATTTAGAACTTGATGTTGATGAAAAAACGAAAACGCTTACAAAGTCATTCAATGAACAACACAACACTTTAACTTTGAGGATTAATAATACTGAGCTTGATTttgatgacaaaataaaaaagctaGAAAACACATTTAATCAGAGACTCGGCTCATATAATCACTCATTGTTTACATTGGGTAATCGACTTGACACATTGGAGCAACAGGGAAGTAGAATGGATACGCATGAAGAAGAGCTTTCTTTTGTTAAGGCACAAATGTTAGAAAAAGATAACACTATGTTGAAAATACAAATTGATGCACTGGCACGCAATAATATTTCTGGAGATCTGGTACTACATGGAATACCAATACGGAACAATGAAAATCTTAGTAATATTTTTGATCGTTTCTGTAGTCTAATAAATTATGTACCGtcgccacagattcacattctTCGCACTAAACCGAAAAACTCTTCAACAACAACTAGTGCAATTATTGTTAAACTTCCACACGCGCAAGATAAagtaaatgttttgaaaaatgcaaCTGCTTACTATAAGCTTAACTCTAAAGCTGTAACCTTGACTGATCTTGGGTTTGAGGGAAATAAGTTTGTGCGAGTGTATGAGAGCTTAACTAGACACAACCATTCAATTTACAGAAAAGCTATTGAATTCCGAAAGAAAGGTATCTTGCATGCTGTGTTTACAAGACAAGGCAGAGTTTATGTTAGACATACTAATGATGAACAAAGACAACCTCTATGTATAACAAGTGTGAACTCTCTTGAAGTGCTTTGCTCATATAGTACTTCTACAAATACCACCGTTGATACTAACTCTGTTGATCAGATAATTGATAAGGAATCAGAGGAAATATTTTCACACGCTAATGTTACTAGTATGGTTGTTGTTGCTTCTGATGCTTCTGTAAATAAGAGAGAGtttgttgctgttgctgttggCCCATCTGGACATGAAGGTGTTGTTGGGTGTATTGATGCTGCTGTTGATTTTGGTGATGATGTTGTTTGA